In the Armatimonadota bacterium genome, one interval contains:
- the moeB gene encoding molybdopterin-synthase adenylyltransferase MoeB produces the protein MPKTATLTAGAGPNAEPADLRAEELSDSPPVISPERAASVSFSQEELLRYSRHLILPEVTIAGQRKLKAARVLCIGAGGLGSPVALYLAAAGVGTIGIVDFDVVDLTNLQRQILHSTEDIGRSKLASAADALHRINPNVRVVHHNARFESANAMAIVSDYDIVVDGTDNFATRYLTNDVCVLLDKPNVYGSIFRFEGQVSVFWASRGPCYRCLYAEPPPPGMVPSCAEGGVLGVLPGIVGCLQANEAIKLIVGMGEPMIGRLLLFQALAMEFRTLRLRKDPACPICGDNASITELIDYEAFCGIRGEESPALETDVAEEISVTELKAKMDRNEPFTLVDVREPYEVEIASIPGSILIPLGEIEERAGELDRNAEIILQCRSGKRSADALFRLKALGFERLKNLRGGILAWSEEIDPSVPQY, from the coding sequence ATGCCGAAGACCGCAACACTTACCGCAGGCGCCGGACCGAACGCGGAACCGGCCGACTTGAGAGCCGAAGAACTCTCCGATTCACCACCGGTGATCTCACCCGAGAGAGCTGCATCGGTTTCGTTCTCCCAGGAGGAGCTGCTTCGCTACAGTCGGCATCTCATCCTGCCCGAGGTAACGATCGCCGGGCAACGAAAGCTGAAAGCTGCGCGCGTACTGTGTATCGGCGCGGGTGGCCTCGGATCGCCCGTTGCGCTGTACCTTGCCGCCGCGGGAGTTGGGACAATAGGCATTGTCGACTTCGACGTGGTCGATCTTACCAACCTGCAGCGCCAGATTCTACACTCTACCGAAGACATTGGTCGGTCGAAGCTGGCATCCGCCGCCGATGCGCTCCATAGAATAAACCCAAATGTGCGCGTCGTGCACCACAATGCACGGTTTGAGTCTGCCAACGCGATGGCAATTGTCAGCGACTACGATATCGTCGTGGATGGCACGGATAACTTCGCTACGCGCTATTTGACCAATGATGTCTGTGTCCTGCTGGATAAACCAAACGTCTACGGCTCCATCTTTCGTTTCGAGGGCCAGGTGTCGGTATTCTGGGCATCGCGTGGGCCATGTTACCGATGCCTCTACGCAGAACCGCCGCCACCTGGGATGGTGCCGTCTTGCGCGGAGGGTGGGGTGCTGGGCGTGCTTCCAGGTATCGTGGGATGCCTGCAGGCGAATGAAGCCATCAAACTCATAGTCGGCATGGGTGAGCCGATGATCGGTCGCCTGTTGCTGTTTCAGGCGCTGGCCATGGAGTTTCGAACGTTGAGACTCCGAAAGGATCCGGCTTGCCCGATCTGCGGTGACAATGCCAGCATCACCGAATTGATCGACTACGAAGCGTTCTGTGGAATCCGTGGAGAGGAGTCACCTGCGTTGGAAACCGACGTGGCGGAGGAGATCTCGGTAACCGAGCTGAAGGCGAAAATGGATCGAAATGAGCCGTTCACGCTTGTGGACGTACGCGAACCGTATGAGGTAGAGATTGCCAGTATTCCAGGCTCCATCCTGATACCACTGGGCGAGATTGAGGAACGCGCCGGTGAGTTGGACAGGAACGCCGAGATCATCCTTCAGTGTCGCTCCGGAAAGCGCAGCGCCGACGCACTGTTCCGCCTGAAAGCGCTCGGCTTCGAGCGGCTCAAAAACCTCAGGGGCGGCATCCTCGCCTGGAGCGAAGAGATCGATCCCTCCGTGCCGCAGTACTGA
- a CDS encoding M67 family metallopeptidase: protein MLVVPTEMEAAIRQHAETEYPNECCGALLGKSLPTGDRVSDTRRLRNVHEDGHARRYLVDPEQLRALLEEEVQAAWSIIGFYHSHPDHPSQPSEYDRVHAAPWYTYAIVAVARGASEKLSAWKLDDAGQFVEEAIVSGSPPQNPDPGEG, encoded by the coding sequence ATGCTGGTTGTGCCCACCGAGATGGAGGCGGCGATCCGCCAGCACGCGGAGACCGAGTACCCCAACGAGTGCTGTGGCGCCTTGTTGGGCAAAAGCCTGCCCACCGGAGATCGGGTGAGCGATACGCGCCGGCTCCGCAACGTGCACGAAGACGGCCACGCTCGGCGATACCTGGTCGACCCGGAGCAGTTGCGTGCGTTGCTGGAGGAAGAAGTTCAGGCGGCATGGTCCATAATAGGGTTCTACCACTCCCATCCCGACCATCCTTCCCAGCCGTCGGAGTACGACCGCGTACACGCGGCGCCATGGTACACCTACGCGATTGTGGCCGTGGCGCGCGGAGCGAGTGAGAAGCTGTCGGCCTGGAAGCTGGACGACGCCGGACAGTTTGTGGAGGAAGCCATTGTAAGCGGCAGCCCGCCGCAGAACCCGGATCCGGGTGAGGGATAA
- a CDS encoding PLP-dependent cysteine synthase family protein: MPSEPMELGAPITALIGNTPLLRFQSLLPPDCQAAVYAKAEWFNPGGSIKDRAAWSIILQGERDGELTPGKTILDATSGNTGIAYALIGAARGYRVTMCLPANANEERKSLLRAYGAEVILTDPGEGTDGAMLRARAMATSDPDRYFYPDQYNNPANWQAHYRTTAPEIWRQTAGRITHFVAGLGTTGTFTGTGRRLRELNPAIELVAVQPDSPLHGLEGIKHLPSSIVPGIYDPTLVTQERSVSTEEARSMARRLAHTEGVLVGPSGGANLAAAVQLALELRAGVVVTVLADGGARYLSDRFWQEE, translated from the coding sequence ATGCCGTCCGAACCGATGGAGCTCGGGGCGCCGATCACCGCCCTGATCGGCAACACGCCGCTGCTCCGGTTTCAGTCGCTTCTGCCGCCGGACTGCCAGGCGGCCGTATACGCCAAGGCTGAGTGGTTCAACCCCGGCGGTTCCATCAAAGATCGCGCAGCCTGGAGCATTATTCTCCAGGGCGAGCGTGATGGCGAACTGACGCCAGGCAAGACTATTCTGGATGCAACATCGGGCAATACCGGCATCGCATATGCCCTGATTGGGGCTGCGCGCGGCTACCGGGTCACGATGTGTCTGCCGGCGAATGCGAACGAGGAACGCAAGAGCCTGCTGCGCGCATATGGCGCCGAGGTGATCCTTACGGATCCCGGAGAGGGAACGGATGGCGCCATGCTGCGGGCCCGGGCGATGGCGACCTCGGATCCGGACCGGTACTTCTATCCGGATCAGTACAACAATCCGGCGAACTGGCAAGCGCACTACCGCACCACGGCTCCTGAGATCTGGCGACAAACCGCCGGGCGGATCACGCACTTTGTTGCCGGTCTGGGTACCACGGGTACCTTTACGGGTACGGGGCGGCGCCTGCGTGAGCTGAATCCGGCGATCGAGCTTGTGGCCGTGCAGCCCGATTCGCCGCTCCATGGCCTGGAAGGTATAAAGCACCTGCCGTCATCGATCGTTCCGGGTATCTATGACCCAACTCTGGTAACGCAGGAGCGGTCCGTCTCAACCGAGGAGGCGCGCTCGATGGCGCGCCGCCTGGCTCACACCGAAGGCGTCCTGGTCGGTCCCTCCGGCGGCGCCAATCTGGCCGCTGCCGTGCAGCTGGCGCTGGAGCTGCGAGCCGGCGTAGTCGTGACCGTGCTGGCTGACGGCGGGGCGCGGTACCTTTCCGACCGCTTCTGGCAGGAGGAGTAG
- a CDS encoding dihydrofolate reductase family protein produces MGRLVFGMMQSLDGYVAGAAGGPGSDGYAAGLAARLELPPPGESLFRHLNDQFRAVAGCLFGRRMYEVMRYWDDDQPEWDTLELDFAAAWRAKPKWVVSRSLKSVGRNAALVAGDLEAFARRLKTDVEGDIDVAGPELAASLTDLGLIDEYRLYFRPFVLGRGKPYFARTTPPLRLVTADTAGEDAVRLTYVPV; encoded by the coding sequence GTGGGAAGACTTGTGTTCGGAATGATGCAATCGCTGGACGGCTATGTTGCCGGCGCGGCGGGCGGGCCTGGATCGGATGGCTACGCGGCGGGTCTTGCCGCTCGTCTGGAGTTGCCGCCACCCGGCGAGTCTCTCTTTCGGCACCTCAACGATCAATTCCGTGCTGTTGCCGGCTGTTTGTTCGGTCGTCGTATGTATGAAGTGATGCGGTACTGGGACGACGACCAGCCGGAGTGGGACACACTCGAGCTTGACTTCGCGGCGGCATGGCGGGCGAAGCCGAAATGGGTGGTATCACGGTCGCTGAAGTCGGTTGGCAGAAACGCTGCGCTCGTGGCGGGCGATCTCGAAGCGTTCGCGCGCCGGCTGAAGACGGACGTTGAAGGCGACATCGATGTCGCAGGGCCCGAACTTGCGGCGAGCCTTACGGATCTCGGCCTCATCGACGAGTACCGTCTCTACTTCCGTCCGTTTGTACTGGGCCGCGGCAAGCCGTACTTCGCACGCACCACGCCGCCCCTCCGGCTCGTCACGGCCGATACCGCCGGCGAGGATGCGGTCAGGCTGACATACGTCCCTGTTTGA
- a CDS encoding ankyrin repeat domain-containing protein, translated as MAATQSVFPALAAGDLSAVRHLLEEDPGLVWVRYSAQDGDLMTPLQYAASNGQVDACRLLVEFGAEVYTNPMNTYPPVMLAAWNKQPDVVRYFLEEIPDKAEGTNGLGVAINLAARQGWIELVKEHIQRDPLSVHQRGWIGDSPLHWPSHNNYPEIVSVLLDAGADIEADEINCYGGKPLHWASEHAPDSVRVLLGRGAAPNSRNQKADSGFFGMTPLIMNATQRDDCAEVTELLIDAGADIAAVDAKGKTALEHARERGLQRITAVLLAHGAA; from the coding sequence ATGGCAGCCACTCAGAGCGTCTTTCCAGCATTGGCAGCCGGCGACCTCTCGGCAGTCCGTCACCTGCTGGAAGAGGACCCGGGGCTGGTTTGGGTCCGTTATTCCGCGCAGGACGGGGACCTCATGACACCGCTGCAGTATGCAGCCTCAAACGGGCAGGTGGATGCTTGCCGTTTGTTGGTGGAGTTTGGCGCAGAGGTATATACCAATCCGATGAACACCTACCCGCCCGTAATGCTGGCGGCGTGGAACAAGCAGCCCGATGTTGTACGGTACTTTCTTGAGGAGATCCCGGACAAAGCCGAAGGCACGAATGGTTTGGGGGTTGCGATCAACCTCGCCGCCCGCCAGGGCTGGATCGAGCTCGTCAAGGAGCATATTCAACGCGACCCGCTTTCGGTCCATCAGCGCGGCTGGATCGGCGACTCTCCACTCCACTGGCCATCGCACAACAACTATCCGGAGATTGTGTCGGTGCTTTTGGATGCTGGAGCAGATATTGAAGCCGATGAGATCAATTGCTACGGCGGTAAACCGCTTCACTGGGCTAGTGAGCACGCGCCGGACTCGGTTCGTGTGCTCCTGGGCCGTGGAGCTGCGCCAAACAGCCGCAACCAGAAGGCCGACTCAGGCTTCTTCGGGATGACGCCGCTGATCATGAACGCCACGCAGCGCGATGACTGCGCCGAAGTCACCGAGTTGCTGATCGACGCCGGCGCGGACATTGCAGCCGTGGACGCGAAGGGCAAGACGGCACTCGAGCATGCTCGGGAGCGCGGGCTGCAGCGGATCACTGCCGTACTTCTGGCCCACGGCGCGGCCTGA
- a CDS encoding beta-propeller fold lactonase family protein: MRRLAGWMALAVLVGLAGCGGSTSSLTGLEYLYVLNSGDMTISQFTINGDGSLTANTPATLPASAGSTVLATDVAGKYLFCGGASGITAYTVGAKGVLSAGVTTSVAQGAVTGLAVDPQDRFVFASAGGATLVYSIQTGGVLGPAVTLTGVASSSLALDPGGNYLVTVATGANTVSTWTVHADGSVTAINSMPTGVGPTQVVVDPNGAHVLVLNGGDRSVSLYGLATGTLGVSNVTTLPASTNPTNIEIDTTGILVFVANPAGNNFYQYGLPATGALLALKPATLAGGSGTNSLVIEPSDTLAFGTNTASNTVSTYDVTAGGLLNLQVTTNVGKDPTDAVVARVPK, translated from the coding sequence ATGCGGCGATTAGCAGGTTGGATGGCGCTGGCTGTACTGGTAGGTCTTGCCGGTTGCGGCGGCAGCACCAGCAGCCTTACCGGTCTGGAGTATCTGTACGTCCTGAACTCCGGTGACATGACGATTTCTCAATTTACCATCAACGGCGATGGTTCGCTGACGGCAAACACGCCGGCAACGCTTCCGGCTTCCGCCGGGAGCACGGTTCTGGCAACCGACGTGGCCGGCAAATACCTCTTCTGTGGCGGCGCATCAGGGATTACCGCTTATACGGTTGGCGCGAAAGGCGTGCTTTCTGCCGGCGTTACAACATCCGTGGCGCAGGGCGCCGTTACCGGCCTGGCGGTCGATCCTCAGGACCGCTTTGTATTCGCATCCGCCGGCGGCGCCACGCTGGTCTACAGCATCCAAACGGGTGGAGTGCTTGGTCCGGCCGTAACGTTGACAGGTGTGGCTTCATCGAGCCTCGCTCTGGATCCCGGCGGAAACTATCTGGTCACGGTGGCCACGGGTGCGAATACGGTATCGACCTGGACCGTTCACGCCGACGGCAGCGTGACGGCGATCAATTCGATGCCGACCGGCGTGGGGCCAACCCAGGTGGTGGTGGATCCCAACGGCGCGCACGTACTGGTATTGAACGGCGGCGACCGGTCTGTGTCGCTGTACGGGCTGGCGACCGGTACGTTGGGCGTGTCAAACGTCACCACGCTGCCCGCCAGCACAAATCCGACCAATATCGAGATCGACACGACCGGCATTCTCGTTTTCGTGGCTAATCCGGCAGGCAACAACTTCTACCAGTACGGCTTACCGGCCACTGGAGCCTTGCTTGCGCTGAAGCCGGCCACTCTGGCTGGTGGAAGTGGTACCAACTCGCTCGTTATAGAACCCAGCGATACCCTGGCATTTGGTACCAACACCGCGTCCAATACCGTCTCAACCTACGACGTGACGGCAGGTGGACTGCTGAACCTGCAGGTGACCACAAACGTCGGCAAGGACCCGACCGATGCGGTTGTAGCGCGCGTACCGAAGTAG
- the msrB gene encoding peptide-methionine (R)-S-oxide reductase MsrB: MSQNHELELTDEEWRRRLTPEQYHILRERGTELPGTGAYVKLTDHGDYTCAGCGAVLFSSREKFDAHCGWPSFFDTVNPDLLDFVEDSSAGMLRTEVRCHRCGGHLGHVFEDGPEPTGQRYCINSVSLSFTKREE, translated from the coding sequence ATGTCACAGAACCACGAACTGGAACTCACCGACGAGGAGTGGCGCCGCCGGCTCACTCCGGAACAGTATCATATCCTGCGCGAGCGTGGCACCGAGCTGCCAGGCACCGGAGCCTACGTGAAGCTTACGGATCACGGCGACTACACCTGCGCCGGCTGCGGGGCCGTGCTGTTTTCCTCCAGAGAGAAGTTCGATGCGCACTGCGGTTGGCCCAGCTTCTTTGACACCGTAAATCCCGATCTGCTCGATTTCGTGGAAGATTCCAGCGCGGGGATGCTGCGTACGGAGGTGCGCTGCCACCGCTGCGGTGGTCACCTGGGCCACGTGTTTGAGGATGGCCCGGAGCCGACCGGCCAGCGCTACTGCATCAACTCGGTGAGTCTCTCATTCACAAAACGCGAGGAGTAG
- a CDS encoding sugar phosphate isomerase/epimerase, which produces MSRADHKDIRIGTLARMTPDPAYIKSLIPHGFESFQLTVWDVLRGLDLAACAPAALDAVGDQAVISSIGMFGNPLQKEEAARDWETCIRAARSFNCSMVCGFAGALEDRPLPESVPKYKEVWGHLARVAEGEGVRIAFENCDMGGSWERPRWNIAHAPRAWEMLFNEVPSEAIGLEWEPCHQMASLIDPLPQLRKWVHRIYHIHGKDATVAWDIVRDQGIRSGVEYVWHRTPGFGDTNWTDVISILRMGGYMGSIDIEGWHDPVYRDELEITGQVHALNYLKQCRGGAWIPPE; this is translated from the coding sequence ATGAGTCGCGCAGACCACAAAGATATCCGGATCGGCACCCTGGCGCGCATGACACCCGATCCGGCGTACATCAAGAGTTTGATTCCGCACGGCTTTGAGTCATTCCAGCTGACGGTCTGGGACGTGTTGCGCGGTCTGGACCTCGCTGCGTGTGCGCCGGCTGCGCTCGACGCCGTGGGCGATCAGGCGGTAATCAGCAGCATCGGCATGTTCGGCAATCCGCTGCAGAAAGAGGAGGCAGCGCGCGATTGGGAGACATGTATCCGCGCTGCGCGCAGCTTCAACTGCAGCATGGTCTGCGGCTTTGCCGGCGCTCTGGAAGATCGGCCCCTGCCCGAAAGCGTGCCGAAGTACAAGGAGGTGTGGGGCCACCTGGCGCGTGTGGCCGAGGGCGAGGGCGTTCGGATCGCGTTCGAAAACTGCGACATGGGCGGATCCTGGGAGCGTCCGCGCTGGAACATTGCCCACGCGCCGCGTGCCTGGGAGATGCTTTTCAATGAGGTGCCGTCCGAGGCTATCGGACTGGAGTGGGAGCCGTGCCATCAGATGGCGTCGCTCATCGATCCTCTACCGCAACTGCGCAAATGGGTGCACCGCATCTACCACATTCACGGAAAGGACGCTACCGTAGCCTGGGATATTGTGCGCGACCAGGGAATACGGTCCGGCGTGGAGTACGTGTGGCATCGAACGCCGGGATTTGGCGATACAAACTGGACCGACGTGATCTCCATTCTTCGCATGGGCGGGTACATGGGCAGCATCGACATCGAGGGCTGGCACGACCCCGTCTACCGTGACGAACTCGAGATTACAGGTCAGGTGCACGCGCTCAACTACCTCAAGCAGTGTCGTGGCGGAGCGTGGATCCCGCCGGAGTAG
- a CDS encoding polyphosphate kinase 2 family protein gives MGILKAHTGNGKVHLGEIDPGFHDGLDRASCAAATAVLHAELTEIQELMYAAGLTGMLIVLQGLDSAGKDGTIAHVMSAVNPQGCRVAGFKVPTPEEASHDFLWRVHPHAPPRGVIAIFNRSHYEDVLAVRVHNLVPTEVWRARYAQINHFENLLVDSQTVILKFFLHISKEEQKERLLEREKTTETAWKLSAGDWHERTFWSDYHRAYEEAIETCSTPHAPWFIVPADHKWFRNYVITEAIVEALRPYRPSWEKHLKQVGVAAREELQKMRLAGGADADGIAPDSGKRKTE, from the coding sequence ATGGGCATTCTCAAGGCGCACACCGGCAACGGCAAGGTCCATCTCGGCGAGATCGATCCTGGCTTTCATGACGGATTGGACCGTGCGTCATGCGCGGCTGCAACCGCCGTACTGCACGCTGAATTGACCGAGATCCAGGAGTTGATGTACGCTGCCGGGCTTACGGGAATGCTGATCGTGCTGCAGGGTCTCGACTCTGCCGGCAAAGACGGCACGATTGCGCATGTGATGAGCGCGGTGAACCCGCAAGGCTGCCGCGTTGCCGGGTTCAAGGTGCCCACTCCGGAAGAGGCCTCGCATGACTTTCTGTGGCGGGTTCATCCGCATGCGCCGCCCCGCGGCGTCATCGCGATCTTCAACCGGTCACACTACGAAGATGTGCTGGCCGTGCGCGTGCACAACCTGGTGCCAACGGAAGTCTGGCGCGCACGCTACGCACAGATCAACCATTTCGAGAACCTGCTCGTCGACTCGCAAACGGTCATCCTCAAGTTCTTTTTGCATATCAGTAAAGAGGAGCAGAAGGAGCGGCTGCTGGAGCGTGAAAAGACGACCGAAACTGCCTGGAAGCTCTCTGCCGGCGACTGGCACGAGCGAACGTTTTGGAGCGACTACCACCGAGCGTATGAGGAGGCGATTGAGACATGCTCAACGCCGCACGCGCCCTGGTTCATCGTGCCTGCGGATCACAAGTGGTTTCGTAACTATGTGATTACGGAAGCAATTGTCGAGGCGTTGAGGCCTTACCGCCCGTCATGGGAGAAGCACCTGAAACAGGTGGGAGTCGCGGCGCGCGAGGAGCTCCAAAAGATGCGACTTGCCGGTGGGGCGGACGCCGACGGCATCGCTCCGGACAGCGGAAAGAGAAAGACGGAGTAG
- the mutS gene encoding DNA mismatch repair protein MutS codes for MTQKPNAAPEELPENYCGNTPLMRQYFATRAENASILLLMRVGDFYEAYGPDAVLIAADLQITLTGREDGGTRVPMAGVPYHAVERYLARLIRAGRRVAIMEQMEDPRYAKGLVKRKVTRIVTPGTVLEDSMLEARSNNYLVAAVVGDPVAGIGVVDVSTGEFLATELTGGERETRLLDEIARLGPAEILVPAETPEAVLDAIRRTSDASLQLTGGDRATAPGNSSRQQLLNHFGTTSLRGFGCEEFTAGLDACALVLRYLRETQAAALAHIRNLGTYSTRDYMVLDGAARRHLEITAPMGDGGRAATLIGVMDETLTPMGGRMLRRWLDEPLLDVAAIRRRHAAVNHLARNELLRTEIRRLLRGVGDLERLMSRTSACLADARDLIALHDGLARLPDIGALLADPIEPLLAAQRELLLRPTEAEALIARAIVESPPAGLREGGIIRPGYDAELDRLRTGGQDARIWIANLETTERQRTGIGSLKVGYNAVFGYYIEVTRANLAKVPAEYIRKQTTAGGERYITPELKEYEAHVLGAEEKSVELEALLFASVRDSVARSSEQVLGLARAVAAVDVTACFAEAAVRRRWVMPEVDESESVDIKAGRHPVIEQLAEQGSFIPNDCLMQPDQRMFIITGPNMSGKSSYLRQTALIVLLAQCGSFVPADSARIGIVDRIFTRVGAHDELASGQSTFMVEMNETANILNNATGRSLVVLDEIGRGTSTYDGLSIAWAVAEYLLRVGCKTLFATHYHHLNELAAQNSGVRNYRVAVKEKGDMIIWLHRVVEGGTDRSYGIQVARMAGLPMEAIERAREVLRWLEKSKPGAGSNGAQAPQPAPRRVQLTLFEAEPHPILEEMKALDPGTMTPMEALTQLDIWRRRLLNDDAG; via the coding sequence ATGACCCAAAAGCCGAATGCGGCGCCGGAAGAGCTGCCGGAAAACTATTGCGGCAACACGCCGCTGATGCGGCAGTATTTTGCTACCCGTGCCGAAAATGCTTCCATTCTGCTTTTGATGCGGGTTGGTGACTTCTACGAGGCCTACGGTCCAGACGCCGTGCTGATTGCCGCCGATCTGCAGATTACGCTCACCGGGCGCGAAGACGGTGGCACGCGCGTTCCCATGGCCGGTGTGCCTTACCATGCCGTCGAACGCTATCTCGCCCGCTTGATCCGCGCAGGTCGCCGCGTTGCGATTATGGAGCAGATGGAGGACCCGCGATACGCCAAGGGCCTCGTCAAACGCAAAGTCACCAGGATTGTAACGCCCGGCACCGTTCTTGAAGACTCGATGCTTGAGGCGCGGTCGAACAACTATCTCGTGGCCGCCGTCGTCGGCGATCCGGTTGCCGGCATTGGTGTTGTGGATGTTTCGACCGGTGAGTTTTTGGCCACGGAGCTCACCGGCGGCGAACGCGAGACGCGACTCCTGGACGAAATCGCCCGCCTGGGTCCAGCCGAAATCCTGGTTCCGGCTGAGACGCCGGAGGCCGTGCTCGATGCGATACGGCGAACTAGCGACGCAAGCCTGCAGCTTACAGGTGGAGACCGCGCGACAGCGCCAGGTAACAGCAGCCGGCAGCAGCTGCTCAACCACTTTGGCACGACCTCGCTGCGCGGATTCGGCTGCGAAGAGTTTACGGCCGGTTTGGACGCCTGTGCCCTGGTGCTGCGCTACTTGCGCGAAACACAGGCTGCGGCTCTGGCGCATATCAGGAACCTGGGCACGTATTCCACGCGCGACTACATGGTGCTGGACGGCGCCGCGCGGCGGCACCTGGAGATCACAGCTCCAATGGGCGACGGTGGGCGCGCGGCCACACTGATCGGCGTCATGGACGAGACGCTTACCCCGATGGGTGGGCGTATGCTGCGCCGCTGGCTCGACGAGCCGCTCCTGGACGTTGCCGCGATACGCCGGCGCCATGCCGCCGTCAATCACCTGGCACGAAACGAACTGCTTCGAACGGAAATCCGCCGGTTGTTGCGAGGCGTTGGCGATCTGGAGCGGCTGATGAGCCGCACCTCGGCCTGCCTCGCCGATGCCCGCGACCTCATTGCCCTGCACGACGGTCTGGCACGCCTGCCCGACATTGGCGCGCTGCTTGCCGATCCGATTGAGCCTCTGCTGGCCGCACAGCGCGAGCTGCTTTTGCGCCCGACTGAAGCCGAGGCGTTGATTGCCCGCGCGATTGTGGAGTCGCCGCCTGCGGGCCTTCGGGAGGGTGGGATTATCCGGCCGGGATACGATGCCGAACTCGACAGGCTGCGAACAGGCGGTCAGGATGCGCGCATCTGGATTGCCAACCTGGAGACAACCGAGCGTCAACGAACCGGGATTGGCTCGCTGAAGGTTGGCTACAACGCCGTCTTCGGCTACTACATCGAGGTTACGCGCGCCAACCTTGCAAAGGTGCCAGCCGAATACATCCGAAAGCAGACAACCGCCGGTGGCGAGCGCTATATCACTCCGGAGCTGAAGGAGTACGAAGCGCACGTATTGGGCGCCGAGGAGAAAAGCGTGGAGCTGGAGGCGCTGCTGTTCGCATCTGTTCGCGACTCCGTTGCTCGGAGCTCAGAGCAGGTACTCGGACTTGCGCGCGCTGTGGCGGCGGTGGATGTGACCGCCTGCTTCGCGGAGGCGGCTGTGCGTCGACGGTGGGTGATGCCGGAGGTCGACGAATCGGAGTCGGTCGACATCAAGGCCGGGCGCCATCCGGTTATTGAGCAGCTGGCTGAACAGGGCTCGTTTATACCCAACGACTGCCTGATGCAGCCGGATCAACGGATGTTTATCATCACGGGCCCAAATATGAGCGGTAAGAGCAGTTATCTGCGCCAGACTGCGCTCATCGTTCTGCTTGCCCAGTGCGGCTCGTTTGTGCCGGCGGATAGCGCCAGGATCGGAATTGTCGACCGCATTTTTACTCGCGTTGGGGCGCACGATGAGCTTGCGTCGGGCCAATCCACCTTCATGGTGGAGATGAATGAGACGGCCAACATCCTGAACAACGCCACGGGTCGGAGCCTGGTGGTGCTGGATGAGATTGGGCGCGGCACCAGCACGTACGACGGTCTCTCCATCGCCTGGGCGGTTGCGGAGTATCTGCTCCGCGTCGGCTGCAAAACTCTGTTTGCCACACACTACCACCATCTCAACGAGCTCGCCGCCCAGAACAGCGGGGTGCGAAACTACCGGGTTGCCGTAAAAGAGAAAGGTGACATGATCATCTGGCTGCACCGCGTGGTAGAAGGTGGCACCGACCGCTCCTACGGCATCCAGGTGGCGCGCATGGCGGGCCTTCCCATGGAGGCGATCGAGCGAGCGCGCGAGGTGCTGCGCTGGCTGGAGAAGAGCAAACCGGGCGCTGGAAGCAATGGGGCACAGGCGCCACAGCCTGCGCCAAGGCGCGTTCAGCTTACACTGTTTGAGGCCGAGCCGCATCCGATCCTGGAAGAGATGAAGGCGCTGGATCCCGGCACCATGACGCCAATGGAGGCGCTGACTCAGCTCGATATCTGGCGCCGCCGCCTGCTGAACGATGACGCCGGATAG
- the pth gene encoding aminoacyl-tRNA hydrolase: MFLVVGLGNPGREYAGTRHNVGFQVIEQLAARHGIAVARRQFQGAVGVGRIGDARVVLLRPLTFMNLSGTSVAAAVRYHHVELSHIVVVMDDVNLPLGKLRLRSQGSAGGHNGLQNVMERLDTQSVPRIRIGVGGSRSADLVQHVLSRFRKEEQAEMDIACELAADAVEFAIQHGFELAMTRFNPGRGA, translated from the coding sequence CTGTTCCTGGTGGTCGGTCTCGGCAATCCGGGGCGGGAATATGCCGGCACGCGTCACAACGTCGGCTTTCAGGTGATCGAGCAGCTTGCCGCGCGGCACGGCATTGCGGTGGCGCGCCGCCAGTTTCAGGGCGCTGTCGGCGTTGGACGGATCGGTGACGCCCGGGTGGTTCTACTGCGGCCCCTTACATTTATGAACCTCTCCGGAACCAGCGTGGCTGCAGCCGTGCGGTACCACCACGTGGAGCTCAGCCATATTGTTGTGGTGATGGACGACGTGAACTTGCCGCTCGGCAAGCTGCGGCTCCGAAGCCAGGGCTCTGCCGGCGGGCACAACGGGCTTCAGAATGTGATGGAGCGACTCGATACGCAAAGTGTGCCGCGGATCCGCATCGGCGTAGGGGGCAGCCGGTCGGCGGACCTGGTTCAGCACGTGCTCTCCCGGTTCCGCAAAGAAGAGCAGGCAGAGATGGACATAGCGTGTGAGCTGGCTGCCGACGCCGTGGAGTTTGCGATTCAGCATGGCTTTGAGCTGGCTATGACCCGGTTCAATCCCGGCCGGGGGGCGTGA